The Tripterygium wilfordii isolate XIE 37 chromosome 18, ASM1340144v1, whole genome shotgun sequence nucleotide sequence tattGGGTTCCAAAGATCTGTTTGGCTCTTATATTTATTTGgggtgattgattttttttttgcaacagCAACCAAACAGTGATGGGCATATTGAAATACCGAGAATGATAGACAACTTTGAGGGGAATATCAGTTTGGGTAGGAGGAGCCGAGAAGAGGAGCATGAGATGAGCAGATCTGGGAGTGATAACATGGATGGTGTCTCCGGTGATGATCAAGATGCCACCGACAAGCCTCCAAGGAAGAAGCGTTATCACCGACACACTCCTCAACAAATCCAAGAACTCGAAGCGTATGATTTGAGAAAGTTTCTTCactaatcattttatttttttcatttcgtACATTTAATTTTGGGTAATTTTGATTTTCCATAGTCTGTTCAAAGAGTGCCCTCATCCTGATGAGAAACAGCGTCTTGAGCTTAGCAGAAGGCTTTGTTTGGAGACCAGGCAAGTCAAGTTCTGGTTCCAAAATCGCCGAACCCAAATGAAGGTACAATCTTTCTTCAACAATGGATTCTATCTCTTACTCTTTCCTTTCTTGTGggttatttcttattttttgaaaatttggcACAGACCCAACTGGAGAGGCACGAGAACTCGCTGCTGAGACAAGAGAACGACAAGCTCCAAGCCGAGAACATGTCAATCAGAGACGCAATGAGAAACCCAATTTGCACTAACTGTGGTGGTCCGGCAGTGATCGGTGAAATCTCTATCGAAGAGCAGCATTTGAGGATCGAGAATGCTCGATTAAAGGACGAGCTGGATCGTGTTTGTGCTCTCGCAGACAAATTTTTGGGGAGACCAGTATCATCTCTGGCTTCATCAATGGCATCCCCAATGCCAAACTCGAGTTTGGAACTCGGAGTCGGAAGCAATGGATTTGGTGGGCTGAGTAGTACTGCTGCGGTGAGAACACTCCCTTTGGGGCCTGATTTTGGAACTGGGATTTCGACTACTGTTTTGGCTGTAGCCCCTCAATCGAGAACTAATCTGACCGGGCTAGATCGATCCGTGGAGAGATCCATGTTTCTCGAACTTGCTTTAGCTGCCATGGATGAATTGGTTCAGATGGCACGGACTGATGAGCCTCTATGGATCAGGAGTGTTGAAGGAGGAAAAGAAATGTTGAATCAAGAGGAGTATCTGGGGACTTTCACTCCTTGCACTGGACTGAAACCAAATGGGTTTGTCACTGAAGCTTCTAGGGAGACTGGTGTGGTTATCATCAACAGTTTGGCCCTCGTAGAGACTCTGATGGACTCGGTGAGCCAATTCAAACAAAATTTCCTTTACAATTAATCTCTCTCACTCTTCCCTTACAATTAATCAAGTTTTCCCACCCATTTCATTAATTAACACAGAATCGCTGGGCGGAGATGTTCCCATGTTTGATAGCCAGAACTTCTACTACAGATGTGATTTCCAGTGGCATGGGAGGCACAAGAAACGGCGCACTTCAGCTGGTAACACAAAAAATCTAAtgaaatttgttctttttttgtacaaaatctttttttttatttataattaatgttTATTGATTTTAGATGTATGGGGAGCTGCAAGTCCTTTCACCACTGGTGCCGGTGAGGGAGGTGAACTTCCTGCGGTTCTGTAAGCAGCACGCAGAGGGTGTGTGGGCTGTGGTGGATGTGTCAATTGACTCAATCCGTGAAAATTCAGGTTCACCAGCATTTGTGAACTGCAGGAGGCTGCCTTCCGGTTGTGTGGTGCAAGATATGCCAAATGGGTACTCCAAGGTAATAACTTTTTTCCACGTCACATTTACTGTGTTGCTCGAGGTTGGTGTGGTTGAGAGaacatttaattttattgaaagCCAAAGTCAAAACTCATTGAACATTTGGAATTCCAAGTCAATTTACTGATTTAGTGTTGATGCATATATGTTTAATAATTGTGCACTGTCACTGCCTGGTTTAGTTTACCTTATCAGCACATACATTTAAGCCTCTATCTCTTCCCCGAATACGAaccttcctagaagtcttaacactaTTGGTcttggtttttcttcttcttctagagtCAAATTATGGTTTTACTTCACAAGGTTCGATACAAGGGTTTTGCGTGATCACATTAAGATATTGCTCATAAACTTAGTATTTTATGCATAGAAGCCTCGAACACATTGATTTCATATATGCTTGGTTTTGATCAAATCTTGGTTGAAATAAACTATGCATTTGATGTTTCTATTCCTGTCTTTGATGCTATATATCTCGGTGATCCCCAGTTAGACATAATTATATAAACTGAATCATTGAAATGTGCGTGACATGGCTCCAGTCTATatgatgtttttgttttaacTAGCACAGAAAATGGAAGTGTAGACCTGGTTAGTCAAAGTTCAACACTGGcctattttgtttccattataGTATATCTGAATAAGTTTATTGTAGACATTGGTGCACATCTCGATGACACCCTATTAGTTGTACTTTCTTAATTCCTTCAAATCTCTGGCATAACTTCTCTCTTGCACCCATTTGTTATTTTATGTCTTGTAGATAATTaccattatatatacacatacatgatGCCGTTCCTTTCGTTGAGTGAGCCCTCATAAATTGATACATGATAGATTTGCCACATCTCTAATCAAACCATTTTTGTCAATGACATCAAATTATACTTTGAGTTGATTGTGTTTCTAAAGTTTGACTGTGGATATCTCCATTTGCATCTCATGCAATGGAATCTCTGGATTTGTAATATAATGAATATAAAATTATTCTTTGATCACAAACAACcaaaatcatatttttttctAACAAATATTGAAAGTGCAGGTTACATGGGTGGAACATGCAGAATACAAATCATATTTTTTTCTAACAAATATTGAAAGTGCAGGTTACATGGGTGGAACATGCAGAATACGATGAGAGTCAAGTTCACCAGCTCTACCGACACCTAGTAGGTTCCAGCATGGGCTTTGGTGCCCAGCGTTGGGTGGCTACCCTGCAAAGACAATGTGAATGCCTCGCCATTCTCATGTCCTCCAATGTCTCCTCTAGAGATCACGCTGGTATAATTTTATTATCTTAATTATAATTCATTGCCTTATTGGGTCTCAATAGAAGAATCAATCTTTTGAATTTGGAAATGTGGATTATGTTGTGTAGGCATAACACCGAGTGGTAGGCGAAGCATGTTGAAGCTAGCGCAGCGGATGACCGATAACTTCTGTGCGGGTGTCTGTGCATCGACGGTTCACAAGTGGAACAAGCTGAATGTTGGTAATGTTGATGAAGATGTACGGGTCATGACCCGAAAGAGCGTGGACGATCCAGGGGAGCCACCGGGCATTGTGTTGAGTGCTGCCACCTCGGTCTGGCTTCCGGTTTCTCCGCAGAGACTGTTTGACTTCCTCCGTGATGAACGGCTCAGAAGTGAATGGGATATTCTATCCAACGGTGGTCCTATGCAGGAGATGGCCCGCATTGCCAAGGGCCAAGATCACGGCAACTGCGTATCCCTCCTCCGTGCCAATGTAAcgctctctctctatatatatgtatacacttGTTCGTGTAATATGTACTAATTAAATGACGTCCGTGTCCCCTGCATGGTTAACTCAATTGGTTGTcgttttattgattaaaaaatgaatttgataGAGCAAGGGATAGGTTTGGAATTATCTATAAAGACAGGGAGGGATCAGAAATTTTGTAAGTTGTAAAAAGTCAAAATGGTACAACTTTGTCAATTCCTAGGGTTTGACTGTTTTTCActgttaaaataattattacgTGAAAGGTGGTTGGTGGCAGATTAAGTAATTTGTTAGAAAAAGAGGGGGTTGAGTTTGTTTGCTAATTTGCGCAGGCTATGAACTCGAACCAGAGCAGCATGCTGATACTGCAGGAGACGTGCATAGACGCGGCGGGATCGCTTGTGGTGTACGCGCCCGTTGACATTCCAGCCATGCACGTTGTCATGAACGGTGGAGATTCTGCTTACGTAGCACTCCTCCCCTCGGGCTTCGCAATCGTACCGGATGGGCATGGGTCGCGCGGGCCCACGCCAACGCACAACGGGGCTGCAAATGGTGGCCCACCGAGAGCGAGCGGGTCGCTTCTGACAGTGGCTTTTCAAATCTTGGTGAATACTCTACCTACAGCCAAACTGACGGTGGAGTCGGTGGAGACAGTTAACAATCTCATCTCGTGCACTGTCCAAAAGATCAAGGCTGCTGTTCAGTGTGAGAGTTAGATCGATCGCGTGACATGTCGCGTGATCTTCTTGGAAAAAGtggttccttttctttttcttttgttttttttttggggtatgGTGAAGTTATTATGAAGTAGGTGTCGGGTAGCTGGCTAGCTGTGTTTGAGGTGGCGCAGTGAATGGTGAAGAGTAGGGGTTGGTCGGTCGGTGATGAGTTATTGTGGTGGCCTGGGGGGTGGTTGAGTCAAGAACGAACCGCGCGCATGGAGACCGACTGCTTGTGTACTGTGATAAGTTATAAGCCGACAATGACCGATTCTGGGATGATGCTTTTAATTGAACACAGTAGCGCAAGGGTGGTGGTTCGGGTATTGACTCAGGTCAACCCCTTTGAAGCTGCCTCTTCTTGCCAGACAGATGGTTAAAATCTAAGgtgaaaaataaggaaaaagggGTTTTGAAACAATTGATTTGTTATTCGTATTTGACTGTTCCAAGAATTGAATTTAAGTTATATATTATGTTGTGTGAAAGACTGAAGAAGTGTCTGTAAAGACGAATTTATTCATGTTCTGATGTGTAAAATCTAATGGTTCTTTTctactattattttttaatccaAATCAGAAAAACTTTATTCAGAAATCAGTCTCGGATAAGTTATCCTACATAATCAGCCCTCATAAATGCCACACAAGACATAGGAGGAGAAGTGAAATAGTGAATTATCTCTCGGTAAACTAAAAGCTAGAGAAGGTAGATTATCAGAACAATAATTTGTTTCAGGATAAATATGTCTAATATCTCCCCTCTAATCAGATCTATGTAAAAGAATCCGGATTCGGCCTACTAAATGAAGAAGAGCATTCACTGAACTCTGAGGACTCGTGATCATCTCAAACACCAGCTTATGAGGGTTTGGGTGGTGATGGTAAGCACGCGCTGGTTGGTGGTTTGGGGGGTGGGTGGGTGTGGAGGCAAGGGTGCATTAAATGAGAGAGCAGAAGGTGTTGTGAAAAAGAGTTGCATGCATTTAATGCAAAGCAAATGAGAAGGAGATGTAGTATTCGGTgatatgaagttttttttttcccaatataacactgtCAAACATAATGTCCCAATATAACATTTAGATGAAATTATTTCTCAATATTACACTACACGTCATTCAGAATGACATATTCTAATGcaatttttgtttattattcacGCTAATTAGAATGGtatgaatgaacaaaataaaaaaagcaatgagaaaaatttaaaatcaacctatcaaaaattTAACTCAACAATCCATatccaacaaaatatataaaatggtcATCTTTTGATCTAACATAAACAAATCATCATCAGAGGGacacaataaaaataaatacataaattatCATATGATTCAAGCAAAGgaaaatatcatatagtcatgTGCCTACTCCATGCGGTTGGAGTGGTGGATGGACCAACCTCATCATGCGTCAATTGGGATGGATGCATAGTAAAGTCAGTTGCACGGAGAATGTGACCATGTCGGTGTGATGGACTTATAGGATATTTACTATCATGTTGGGGCGTACCTTCAACGTCAAGGCTTATAACCTCTTCAAATCGATGTCCCTCACCAATgcatcaacaattttttttgctcCCTCTAATGCCAAAGCAGCTTGTATTAAGGTATATTGCATTATAATATAATTTaagttacataaaaaaaataataaaatgtttgCGTATTAAAATGTGCATGAGTATTAGaatattaaaacattttaatgtTTGGAATGAACAAaacagcttttttttttaatttaaatgtaGTTACGCCATTTATGTTGGcgtaaaacaaaaatattacatTAGTCACTCCAGGCAAAATGGATCACGCCATCGTATAAAAATTACGAAGAATACATCATTCTAAATGACATGTAAttttatattgaaaaataatttcattccAATGTTATATTGGGACATATTATGTGTTATATAGGAAAAAAACTCGTGATATGGAAGTCAGTTTGACAGTTTGTCTGTTCATGGATGATAGGACTATGGCTTTTGTGAGGAGCTAGTAGCGGCCCAAACGAGGGTACCTGCAGTTTCTGCAGTGGAATCCAGAGTGATCGTCGGATcatcttttttaaataaaaaacaatgtgGATTAGAAACTTCAATTTCCACTTGAGGTAGCCTTAACTCGTTAGTAGTCAGCAATAAACCATCTCCTGGTTGGCGGAGAGCAATTAATGCTTTTTTTGGAAGTTTTGTTGATTTCATCTACAAGTGATTTTGTAAGGAATTTTGTGTTATAATAAGAAAGCATTCATGAAGTTATTTCTATTATTTCATGCACTTTTTTATCAttttagtttatatatatatatatatatatatatatagtgtctTCTACAAGTTATGctacctttctttttttatgctagtttagctatatTATCTGAATAGGAATGATGACTTTGGGATACAAA carries:
- the LOC119983354 gene encoding homeobox-leucine zipper protein ANTHOCYANINLESS 2, with the translated sequence MSFGGFLDSSSGSGGGGGAERFVTDISYNTNTKSMPTGAISQPRLVTHPPNKSLFNSPGLSLALQPNSDGHIEIPRMIDNFEGNISLGRRSREEEHEMSRSGSDNMDGVSGDDQDATDKPPRKKRYHRHTPQQIQELEALFKECPHPDEKQRLELSRRLCLETRQVKFWFQNRRTQMKTQLERHENSLLRQENDKLQAENMSIRDAMRNPICTNCGGPAVIGEISIEEQHLRIENARLKDELDRVCALADKFLGRPVSSLASSMASPMPNSSLELGVGSNGFGGLSSTAAVRTLPLGPDFGTGISTTVLAVAPQSRTNLTGLDRSVERSMFLELALAAMDELVQMARTDEPLWIRSVEGGKEMLNQEEYLGTFTPCTGLKPNGFVTEASRETGVVIINSLALVETLMDSNRWAEMFPCLIARTSTTDVISSGMGGTRNGALQLMYGELQVLSPLVPVREVNFLRFCKQHAEGVWAVVDVSIDSIRENSGSPAFVNCRRLPSGCVVQDMPNGYSKVTWVEHAEYDESQVHQLYRHLVGSSMGFGAQRWVATLQRQCECLAILMSSNVSSRDHAGITPSGRRSMLKLAQRMTDNFCAGVCASTVHKWNKLNVGNVDEDVRVMTRKSVDDPGEPPGIVLSAATSVWLPVSPQRLFDFLRDERLRSEWDILSNGGPMQEMARIAKGQDHGNCVSLLRANAMNSNQSSMLILQETCIDAAGSLVVYAPVDIPAMHVVMNGGDSAYVALLPSGFAIVPDGHGSRGPTPTHNGAANGGPPRASGSLLTVAFQILVNTLPTAKLTVESVETVNNLISCTVQKIKAAVQCES